The following DNA comes from Deltaproteobacteria bacterium.
CCGCGAGCCGGCTCAGCAGCTCGACGCCCCGGCCGGCGACCTGTACGAGCTGGTGCACGTCGGCCTCGAGCGCACTGCGCTCCCTGGATCCGGCGCCCGAAAGCAGCTGCGACCGCCCGGCGGCGGCCGTGCGCTCGCGGCTCTCGCGCTCGAGCGCTTCGGTAGCCGCTCCCACGCGCTGTGCGACGGTGTCCAGCTGGCGTTGGAGATCCTCCCACATCTGTCCGAAGAACATGACCGCCTGCCCGAGGACCGGTCGGTGCGCTGGCGGGAAGCCGGTGCGCTCGAGCGCCAGCTCGGTCATGCTGCGCAGCCCGGCCGCGTGGGCTCGCAGCCGCAGCTCGGCCACTGCCTTGTTCCACAGCAGCGTGTCGCGCGTCGTGGGCTCCATCGGCTCGTCGCGGCCGAGCAGCTCCTCGAAGAGCGCGAGCGCCTCGGCCGCCCGGTCACCGTGGAGCAGCGCGATACCTTCGTGGAGGCGGGCGCGAGCGAACCACCCCGACCCGAAGAGGCCCGGGAAACTCTCCTGGAGCGCGCTCAGATGCGCGGCGACGGCGAAGTCGCGCCGCGCCGCGTCCGGGTCCCGGGCATGGAGGAGCGCCACCATGCCCCGGTAGAAGTGGTACCGCCCGACCGAGGCCGGTACCCGGCGCATCAGCTCGAGCAGCCCCTCCCGCCGCAGCCCGAGCGCCGTCTCGGGCCGAAAGCCCGCTGCCGCCAGCAGCCTGTCCATCGCGGCGAGGTGCGGCCCGGCGTCGGCGAAACGGCCCGCGTTGACGGTGTGCTCGATCAGCCGATGGAGCGCGCCGGCGTAGAGGCTGTCTCCCGGTGTCGCCGGGTGCGCCGCGAGCAGCGTACGGAGATACCACTCGACGAGGACACCGCCGCCCGCCTGCACCCCGGCCCATTCGAGCTCAGCGGGGATGCGTCCCGGCTCGCGGGCGGCGACAGCGATCATACGCTGCCGGCCCGTGGAGCCCTCGCTGAGGAAGGTTCGTACGTCGCGCAGGCCGCGACGACCGAGCAGGAGCCGCAGCGAGGCCGGGGAGAGGATGTTCAGGTGGAAGCCCGGGCCGAATGACTCGTACCACTGGAGCTCCGTCCGCCCGCCGTCGGCCAGCACCTCGGCGTTCGGCGTGGTGAGCACGAGGAAGCCCTCTGGGGCGAGCGGCGCGAGCAACGTGTCGACGAAGGCGTCGGGGTCTGGCACGTGCTCGAGCACCTCGGAGGCGATGACGACATCCGCGCAGCCCGGCACTCGCGCCTCCTCGAGCCGCGCGCGCTCGAGCCGCACACCGAGCTGCTCGCGGCCGAGGTCGGCGAACTCCGAGGGCTCGACGCCGATGGCCTCCCACCCGAGCGCCTGGGCCATGTGCACGGCGAAGCCGAAGCCCGGGCCCGCCTCGAGGTAGCGAACTGGCCGCTCGGGCTGGCCGACGAGCATACGAGCGAGATGGAGCAGGCAGGCCATGAACTGGAGCCCCGCCTCGGCCTCGACGTACACCTTGACGCGCACTGCGAGATCGACGCCCGCGGCGTTCTCCCCGCGGTCGTCGAGCGGCACCGGCACTGCGTCGAGCACGGTCGCGCACGCCGCGCACCGGAAGAAGTGGTGCGGCTCGCCGGTCATGGCGGCGTGGGTCGCCAGGAAGGCGAGGGCGCGGCTGCCGCACAGGCGGCAGCGGGTGACGAGGGGCGGCGGTGGGTCGGTCATCGACCGACCGCGACGGCGCCCGGCTCGACGCTCGAGGCGACCGCACCCGTCCGCTCGCTGAATGCACGGACCGCCGCGGACGGACCGTCGGCTTCTATCCGCCCGACCGCCATCCACACCGCGCGTTCGCAGATCACCGGCGGGCGATCTAGCACACGCTCGCGCGGCTGTCATAGAGCCGATACGCGGAAGACCACCGCGCGGCGGAACTCCTCAGACGGAACGCCGGAGTTGAACGACAGCACCGTGCAACATAAAAAGGCCGCCTGTTCTCCGCCACCTCGTGCAAGGCCCGCTCGGAACGGGGGCCGGAGGGATGAGCAGCGCTCATCACGAACTCCCGCATCGCGAGGCGGGGGGGGGCACGCCCGCGCAGGAGCGCCGTCCACCTGCCGCGCGCCCCGACGAGGCGCGGGCCGATCTCGAGTGCCTCGTCGGTGACCTGAGCGAGCAGCAGTTCACCCCGGAACGGCAGATCGACGCGCTCTCGTGGCGGCTCACGCTCCTCGAAGGCGCGCCCGGCATGCGGCGGTTCGTCCGCAGCGTCTGGCGCGCACTCCGCCGCAGGCAGGTCGTCTTGACGCCGCGGCCCTCGAACGACGTGGTGTACCGGGATGCGGCAGCCAGCGAGTGGGAGTCCGTCGGGAGCGACCCGGGCCTCGAGCTCGTGCCCCGCGGCCGCTACCCGACGGGTTGGGTCCAGCTCGACTTCGAGCTTGTGAGCGGCGTGGCTGGAGCGCGCCCGCCGCTTCTCCATGTCGGACGCGGAGGGGGGTACACGCCGAGCGGATGCATTCGGCTGCCGTGGCCTGAGGGCGGGCGCATTCGGGCGGTGGCGAACCTCGCGACGGTCGTGCACTCGCTCCGCCTAGACCCGCTCGACCGGCCCGGCACGTTCCGGCTGGGGCGCCTCGCGATTCGGGAGATGGGACGCCCCGAGGTGGGGCTGCGGCTGGCGGTGCCCGCCCTCTGGTCGCTCATGCGTCGGCCGCGTCGCATCCCAGGGGCGGTAGCCGACCTCGTATCGCTCCTGCGGGCAGGCGGCCTTCAGGCGCTCAAGAACCGGATGGTCGGCAAGGACCAGGTCGATAGCCAAGCGGTGCGCTACAGCGATTGGGTGGCGGCCTTCGACACGCTCGCGCCCGCGGATCGAGTCGCGATCACTCGCCGCCTCGAGGCGCTCCCCAACCGGCCGCTCCTCTCGGTCGTCATGCCCGCCTACAACACCCCCCGGCGCTGGCTCACGCGTGCCATCGAGTCGGTCCGGGCTCAGCTCTACCCCGAGTGGGAGCTGTGCGTCGCCAACGACGCCTCGACGGCTCCACACGTGCGCCGTGTGCTCGACGCGTATGCCCGGCGCGATCCGCGCGTTCGGGTCGTGCACCGCGAGACGAACGGGCATATCTCCGAGGCATCGAACAGCGCGCTCGCAGTCGCGCGCGGAGACTACGTCGTCCTCATGGACAGCGATGACCAGCTGCCCCCGCACGCGCTGTACGTCGTCGCCGAGCAGCTCTGCGCGCACCCCGAGACCGATCTCCTCTACAGCGACGAGGACAAGATCGACGAGCGCGGGCGCCGCTTCGGCGCGTACTTCAAACCTGACTGGAACCCCGACCTCTTCCTGTCGCAAAATTACTTCTCGCATCTCGGCGTCTACCGCACCTCGCTCGTTCGGGAGGTTGGCGGCTTCCGGTCGGTCACTGACGGCAGCCAGGACTATGATCTCGCGCTCCGCTGCGTCGCGCGCACACGGGCCGAGCGCATCCGCCACGTGCCGCACGTCCTCTACCACTGGCGGGCGATCGAGGGCTCGGGCGCGATGGCCGCCGACGCCAAAGCATACGCGCACCCGGCAGCCGAGCGAGCGGTGCGCGATCTCGTCGCCGTGATCGACCGGCGAATCGAGGTATCAGCCGGCCCCTTTCCCACGACTTACCGAGTGCGATGGCCGCTCCCGGTCGAGCCGTTGCTCGTCTCGCTCATCGTGCCGATGCGCAACGGTCGGGCGGTCCTGGAGCGGTGCGTGGAGAGCGTGCTCGGCCGGACGAACTACCCGCGGCTGGAGCTGCTCGTGGTCGACAACCAGGCTGACGATCCGGCGACGCTCCAGTACCTGGCCTCGCTCGCGCAGAGCGGTCGAGCGCGAGTGCTGCGTTACGACCGACCCTTCAACCACTCCGCGATCAACAACTTTGCCGCCCGGGCCGCGCGCGGCACCGTGCTCGGGCTGGTCAACGACGACATCGAAGTCATCGGCCCCGGCTGGCTTTCGGAAATGGTGTCGCAGGCGCTCCGCCCGGGGATCGGAGCCGTGGGCGCGCGCCTCCTGTACGCGAATGACACCGTGCAGCACGCCGGCATCGTGACCGGTCTCAATGGCCTCGCCGGCCACGTGCACCGCTACCTGCCGTCTGAGGAAGGGGGGTATTTCGGCCGCGCCCGCCTCGTCCAGAACGTGTCCGCAGTCACGGGGGCGTGCCTGGTCGTCCGGCGAGAAGTTTTCGAGCAGGTGGGCGGGCTCGACGAACACAACCTGCCCGTCGCCTTCAACGACGTCGACTTCTGCCTGCGCCTCGAGGAAGCGGGGTACCGCAACCTGTTCACGCCCTACGCCGAGCTCTACCACCACGAGCCACTCGGCCGGGGCGCGGACGACACCCCGGAGAAGCGCGGGCGCTTCCAGCGAGAGTTCGATTACATGCTGCGGCGTTGGGGGGACCGGCTGCGGGGCGATCGCTACTACAGCCCGAACCTGTCCCTCGGCACCGAGGTGGTGGAGATCGCGTGGCCGCCGCGGGCCGAGAAGCCGTGGCTCGAAGCCGCCGCCAGCGCTACGCGCTGATGCGCCGCCGGCTCAGCTCGCCGCCGCAGCCACCGGCGCCGAGCGCGACACGAACGCGTCGACGACCTGCCGCGCCGGTCCGTCCGCCACCACGCGCCCCTCGTTGAGCCAGACGACGTGCTCGCAGAGCTGGAGGATCGATTCGGGCGAGTGGGATACCAGGACGAGCGTCGTGCCGCGTCGCATGATGCTCTCGATGCGCTCCGTGCACTTCCGCTGGAACTCGATGTCGCCGACCGAAAGGACCTCGTCGACGAGCAGGATGTCGGGCTCGACGTCGGTCGCGATGGCGAACCCGAGCCGCGCCACCATGCCCGTCGAGTAGGTGCGCACTGGCGCGTCGATGAAGTCGCCGAGCTCGGAGAATGCAACGATGCGCTCGAACCGCCGCTGCATCTCGCGGCGCGACCGCCCGAGGATCGCCCCGTTCAAGAAGACGTTCTCGCGGCCCGAGAGCTCCGTGTCGAAACCGGCCCCGAGCTCGAGCAGGGGAGCGACGTGGCCGTTCACCGTCACGTCACCGCCCGTCGGACGGAGCACCCGGGCGATCACCTTCATCAGTGTGGTCTTGCCGGCCCCATTCCGGCCGATGATGCCGAGGGACGCGCCGCGCGGAATGCGCACGCTCACTTGCGCAAGCGCGTCCAGCTCGTGGTAGACCACGCTGCCGCGGAGCCACTTGATCGCGAACTCCTTGAAGGTCGGGATCCGCTCCCGCGGCACGCGGTAGCGGACGGAGACGTCCCGGAGCTCGATCGCGAGGGTGCTGGCCGGCACGGTCTCAGACCAGGTAGGCGATCCGGTCACTGTAGCGATCGAAGATCGCCCAGCCGATGACCAGCGTGCCGATGGCCGCCACGGTGGCGGTGATCATCACGTGCGAAGAGGGGAGCGCCCCCTGGTAGATGGGTGTGCGGAAGGCCTCGACGAGATGGGTCATCGGGTTGAGCAGGATGAGGCGGCGGTAGTGATCGGGAAGGGCGCTCAACGGATAGATGATGGGCGTCAGGTACATCCACGCGGTGAGGATCACGCCGTAGATCTGGACG
Coding sequences within:
- a CDS encoding methyltransferase domain-containing protein, giving the protein MTAARACARSPAGDLRTRGVDGGRADRSRRSVRGGPCIQRADGCGRLERRAGRRRGRSMTDPPPPLVTRCRLCGSRALAFLATHAAMTGEPHHFFRCAACATVLDAVPVPLDDRGENAAGVDLAVRVKVYVEAEAGLQFMACLLHLARMLVGQPERPVRYLEAGPGFGFAVHMAQALGWEAIGVEPSEFADLGREQLGVRLERARLEEARVPGCADVVIASEVLEHVPDPDAFVDTLLAPLAPEGFLVLTTPNAEVLADGGRTELQWYESFGPGFHLNILSPASLRLLLGRRGLRDVRTFLSEGSTGRQRMIAVAAREPGRIPAELEWAGVQAGGGVLVEWYLRTLLAAHPATPGDSLYAGALHRLIEHTVNAGRFADAGPHLAAMDRLLAAAGFRPETALGLRREGLLELMRRVPASVGRYHFYRGMVALLHARDPDAARRDFAVAAHLSALQESFPGLFGSGWFARARLHEGIALLHGDRAAEALALFEELLGRDEPMEPTTRDTLLWNKAVAELRLRAHAAGLRSMTELALERTGFPPAHRPVLGQAVMFFGQMWEDLQRQLDTVAQRVGAATEALERESRERTAAAGRSQLLSGAGSRERSALEADVHQLVQVAGRGVELLSRLAGAVEWFVTRGGLPERIVRKAMRIARARLAGGSPAVTAAAQPALAAFAGAAASDDGTEVAPGELVHGRRLEQEVTGAHDGLARVRLKIGTFARRNRSRLEVLVRDGTGQALRQVVLPAEEFTDNRMHTFVFEPIRDAAGRRFTIAVSSPDARPGDGVTLWCRTDRAEGLQVDGRPVPGTLVYELGYQGVRLPAARDLLVVTPDVIGDVRIGLGMRHYEMATSLAAHGLRVTLAVPHVLPADLRGRGFELVSLPPLGGAAAALADRHAAILVQGDVLHRYPDLDRAGQPIIADMVTPIHVENLDVGPREYEFATQIIREALLRASFFVCGNERQRLYWLGMLTACGRLTRGPGEADREFRSLIDVVGFGIPEEPPTKSQMVLRGRVPGIGHDDFVLIWFGGIWDWLDPLTLIRAVHEAHREDPRVKLFFSFYRRPGGEPSRMARRARELAEELHALGRSVIFNEYPVPYARRADYLLEADLGVYCQPANFETEISARTRVLDYIWAGLPMLVNAGDDMAELIERHRLGVVLPGAEVGPMRDAILALANDPAARHAIAANVPGIRPRFHWRTVVEPIVRYLGGATVEQRAQVG
- a CDS encoding ABC transporter ATP-binding protein, which gives rise to MPASTLAIELRDVSVRYRVPRERIPTFKEFAIKWLRGSVVYHELDALAQVSVRIPRGASLGIIGRNGAGKTTLMKVIARVLRPTGGDVTVNGHVAPLLELGAGFDTELSGRENVFLNGAILGRSRREMQRRFERIVAFSELGDFIDAPVRTYSTGMVARLGFAIATDVEPDILLVDEVLSVGDIEFQRKCTERIESIMRRGTTLVLVSHSPESILQLCEHVVWLNEGRVVADGPARQVVDAFVSRSAPVAAAAS